The following proteins are co-located in the Lachnospiraceae bacterium genome:
- a CDS encoding DUF58 domain-containing protein: MAVLIILIVVGLMLWIQKKVYQKYWNKRLTAEVKLRDQYMFEGQETELVEVMTNNKLLPLPWVQLKFQIIRNGKTDNLFKSDIFNILFHQQITRKSKLLLKRRGVYQIRQLDLLSYDMFITSKFVKIVDNHAQITVYPVSMAKENFDVPYEKMIGTMATKRYTLEDPFLFKGIRDYQPHDSFKSINFKASARGGKWLVNTHEYTVDQTVHVLLLTDKSTNYYDEPVYEAGLRLAAAMISRLERDGVPASFYSNGQDSLEQQEPRVGAGCSENHIDSVLETLARLDMTVTGTAGPQVLEDLQEKRQAEDYYVIISACYSKEMVQKYNELRSYTDSCMWLAPISEIDFLEMELRVQNLEKDVEDFYFFKV; encoded by the coding sequence ATGGCAGTATTAATTATTTTAATCGTGGTAGGCCTCATGCTGTGGATTCAAAAGAAGGTCTACCAAAAGTACTGGAATAAGCGACTAACGGCAGAAGTCAAGCTGCGCGATCAATACATGTTTGAAGGGCAGGAGACAGAGCTGGTCGAAGTTATGACCAACAACAAGCTGCTGCCGCTGCCGTGGGTGCAGCTCAAGTTTCAGATCATCCGCAACGGCAAAACTGATAATCTGTTCAAAAGCGATATCTTTAATATTCTATTTCATCAGCAGATCACGCGCAAAAGCAAGCTGCTGCTCAAGCGGCGCGGCGTATATCAGATTCGCCAGCTGGATCTTTTGAGCTATGATATGTTCATCACCAGCAAATTTGTGAAAATAGTGGATAACCATGCGCAGATCACCGTGTACCCAGTCAGCATGGCCAAGGAAAACTTCGATGTGCCCTATGAAAAGATGATCGGAACCATGGCAACCAAGCGGTACACGCTGGAGGATCCGTTTTTATTCAAAGGCATCCGCGATTATCAGCCGCATGACAGCTTTAAGAGCATCAATTTCAAAGCCTCCGCCAGAGGCGGAAAATGGCTGGTGAACACGCATGAATATACCGTTGATCAAACGGTGCATGTGCTGCTGCTCACTGACAAAAGCACCAACTACTATGATGAGCCTGTGTATGAGGCGGGGCTGCGTTTAGCGGCTGCTATGATCAGCCGCCTGGAGCGGGACGGCGTGCCGGCAAGCTTTTACAGCAATGGGCAGGACAGCCTAGAGCAGCAGGAGCCGCGGGTCGGAGCAGGCTGCAGTGAAAATCATATTGATTCGGTGCTGGAGACATTGGCACGCCTAGATATGACCGTGACAGGGACGGCTGGGCCGCAGGTACTGGAAGATCTGCAGGAGAAGAGACAGGCAGAGGATTATTATGTGATCATCAGCGCCTGCTACAGCAAGGAGATGGTGCAGAAATACAATGAGCTGCGCAGCTATACGGATTCATGCATGTGGCTTGCGCCGATCTCAGAGATAGACTTTTTGGAGATGGAGCTTCGGGTGCAGAATCTGGAGAAAGACGTAGAAGATTTTTATTTCTTCAAGGTGTGA
- a CDS encoding YitT family protein: MKSSVREAIKTHGRVLLLMVIGSLIYSVGMNLFYTKQHLLSGGVTGFAQLLNYQFGLPISLMIILLNIPLFLIGWKFVSRKFFLYSLAGMGIFSLCLQLGHPLSVPFESPLTAVALGGVLTGLGLGIIYRSGASSGGSDIIAKVLHKYFSINMATTGLFVNAVIISLSMLIYGLDQAVLTLCAMFIGSQVTSYVIDGIDHRRAITIITANPQSLSKALMDGLGRGITIMKATGAYTGDERYMLYCVISKHQLSPLKALVKKTDPHAFLTITTVNGVYGRGTSFFSMDHIE; the protein is encoded by the coding sequence ATGAAATCATCAGTACGAGAAGCCATTAAAACACATGGGCGTGTTCTGCTTCTTATGGTTATCGGCAGTCTGATTTATTCTGTCGGCATGAACCTGTTTTATACTAAACAGCACCTGCTTAGCGGCGGCGTCACCGGCTTTGCCCAGCTTCTTAACTATCAGTTTGGCCTGCCGATCTCTTTAATGATTATTTTACTGAATATCCCGCTTTTTTTAATTGGCTGGAAATTTGTCAGCCGCAAGTTCTTTTTATATAGCCTTGCAGGAATGGGTATTTTCTCCCTCTGCCTCCAGCTGGGACATCCGCTTTCCGTCCCGTTTGAAAGCCCTCTCACGGCTGTCGCACTGGGCGGTGTATTAACCGGACTTGGATTGGGCATTATCTACCGCAGCGGTGCCTCCTCGGGCGGAAGTGACATCATTGCCAAGGTACTGCATAAATATTTTTCTATCAACATGGCGACCACCGGTCTTTTTGTGAATGCCGTTATTATCTCCCTTTCTATGCTGATCTATGGTCTGGATCAGGCGGTGCTTACGCTCTGCGCTATGTTCATTGGCTCTCAGGTGACCTCTTATGTCATCGATGGGATTGACCATCGCCGCGCTATCACGATTATCACGGCTAATCCGCAGAGCCTTTCTAAGGCTTTGATGGATGGCCTGGGCCGCGGCATCACGATTATGAAGGCGACCGGCGCCTACACCGGCGATGAACGGTACATGCTTTACTGCGTGATCAGCAAGCATCAGCTGTCTCCTTTAAAAGCACTGGTTAAAAAAACGGATCCCCATGCCTTTTTGACCATCACTACGGTCAATGGCGTCTATGGACGCGGCACCAGCTTTTTCTCCATGGATCATATTGAGTAG
- a CDS encoding MoxR family ATPase gives MQIAEIQALTQKIKENMEKVVVGKSDKINLILAALLAKGHVLLEDVPGTGKTVLAKSLAKSLDTKFKRIQFTPDLLPSDLIGINYYNQKESEFVFREGALFTNVLLADEINRATPRTQSSLLESMEEKQITVDGHTYVLEQPFFVIATENPVETQGTFPLPEAQLDRFLMQLSMGYTEKQDTLEILRRFVNEVPAEAVEPVCTREQLLEMQESVKQVTIHPDIAAYTVDIVDKTRTADSVQLGVSPRGNLALLKTAQALAAIQGRSYVIPDDIKALAVPVLGHRIILRGSQRNKSTQIETLIQDILESVEVPTEEWKLSKQEG, from the coding sequence ATGCAAATTGCAGAAATTCAAGCACTTACCCAGAAAATAAAAGAAAATATGGAAAAGGTTGTCGTCGGCAAATCAGATAAGATCAATTTGATTTTGGCGGCGCTTTTGGCCAAAGGCCATGTGCTGCTGGAGGACGTGCCGGGCACCGGAAAAACCGTACTGGCTAAGTCACTGGCCAAGTCCTTGGATACCAAATTTAAACGGATTCAGTTCACGCCGGATCTGCTCCCCTCGGATCTGATCGGCATCAATTATTATAATCAAAAAGAAAGTGAATTTGTTTTCCGGGAGGGCGCGCTGTTTACCAACGTGCTGCTGGCCGACGAAATCAACAGAGCCACGCCCCGCACGCAGTCCAGTCTGCTGGAGAGCATGGAAGAAAAGCAAATCACCGTTGACGGGCATACCTATGTACTGGAACAGCCCTTTTTTGTCATTGCCACAGAGAACCCGGTGGAGACGCAGGGCACATTTCCGCTGCCGGAGGCACAGCTTGACCGGTTTTTGATGCAGCTTTCCATGGGGTATACGGAGAAGCAGGATACGCTTGAAATCCTGCGCCGGTTTGTGAATGAGGTGCCGGCTGAAGCGGTAGAGCCGGTCTGCACACGCGAGCAGCTTTTGGAAATGCAGGAAAGCGTTAAACAGGTCACCATCCATCCGGATATCGCGGCCTATACGGTGGATATTGTGGATAAAACGAGAACGGCTGACAGCGTGCAGCTGGGCGTGAGCCCGCGTGGCAATCTGGCGCTTCTGAAAACAGCGCAGGCACTGGCCGCCATTCAGGGCCGCAGCTATGTGATTCCGGATGATATCAAGGCGCTGGCCGTTCCTGTGCTGGGACACCGCATCATTTTGCGCGGCAGTCAGCGCAACAAATCGACGCAGATTGAAACGCTGATTCAGGATATTTTAGAATCAGTGGAGGTGCCCACGGAGGAATGGAAGCTCTCGAAGCAGGAGGGATGA